The Hemitrygon akajei chromosome 23, sHemAka1.3, whole genome shotgun sequence genome includes a window with the following:
- the dkk1b gene encoding dickkopf-related protein 1b, which translates to MYLEVVLLTACFCGAVSAFNSNAIKTGSGAVHPASVTPQISVHHGAKNHAIEQFQFPVCLDDQDCSVDQFCSGSRPGAQQCLNCRRRRKRCARNAMCCPGTRCSNGMCIPDDGEHIQGEIEETILETWDATVDAHPRKTTLSARPHRVKGQEGDVCLRSSDCAQGLCCARHFWSKICKPVLREGQVCTKHKRKGSHGLEIFQRCDCAQGFSCRMQKGGGPGQGKSSRLHTCQ; encoded by the exons ATGTACTTGGAAGTGGTTCTCTTGACTGCTTGCTTCTGCGGTGCAGTGAGCGCCTTCAATTCCAACGCTATCAAGACGGGCAGCGGGGCGGTTCACCCGGCCAGTGTCACTCCTCAGATCTCCGTCCACCACGGAGCCAAGAACCATGCCATCGAACAATTCCAG TTCCCGGTTTGCCTGGATGACCAGGACTGCTCCGTCGACCAGTTTTGCTCCGGCTCTCGTCCCGGCGCGCAGCAATGCCTGAACTGCCGCCGACGCCGTAAACGCTGCGCCCGAAACGCAATGTGCTGCCCGGGGACTCGCTGCAGCAACG GTATGTGTATTCCCGACGATGGGGAGCATATCCAGGGCGAAATCGAGGAGACCATACTGGAGACCTGGGACGCTACTGTGGACGCACATCCACGGAAGACGACGCTGTCTGCCAGGCCTCACCGGGTGAAAG GTCAAGAAGGCGACGTGTGCCTTCGATCGTCCGACTGCGCACAGGGCTTGTGTTGCGCTCGGCACTTCTGGTCCAAGATCTGTAAGCCGGTGCTGAGGGAAGGCCAGGTGTGCACCAAACACAAACGCAAAGGGTCGCACGGCCTGGAGATATTTCAGAGGTGCGACTGCGCCCAGGGGTTCTCGTGTCGGATGCAGAAGGGAGGAGGTCCCGGCCAAGGCAAGAGCTCCAGGCTGCACACCTGTCAGTGA